In Pieris brassicae chromosome 8, ilPieBrab1.1, whole genome shotgun sequence, the DNA window GTTGTTTAATTCTTTTTTCGTGGCCGAATCGTTCAAAggtttacttttatatacgTAAATTCCAAAATACgaaattgtttctttttcttCCATCATAGATAATTAAGTATTCCCTTACCGGCGGTAGAGACCCAGTAGAAGTCCTACTAAGGAAGTTGAGTAGTTTTTCCTTCGCTTGTTTTTCCGCTACTCTCGCCGCTAGTAATTCCGATTTAAGCCTATCGGCTTCCGCCGCGCGTTTTTCTGATTCCTCCACTAAACGCGCAGTTAAGAATTCTGCTTCGCGGGTTTTTCGTTCTAAATGTACCtgtacaaataaacaaataaaattgaaactataaacatttatttgattaaggcagaaacaagaaaaaaaaaaatacaaacacaattagtttgtgtttgtatttgtaattgaGTCCAGCTCATCTTTATGTTGCTGTCACTAGCAAAACTTATTTGAACCGAATATCTTGGAGTGACGGCTAATTTTACACAaaaccaaaatttaaaaatacaaaaacatatatttggaagaaaagaagaaaaaacagATCACAAACATGAAATATGAAACAATGGAACTAAACTCCCAAATCAACCGACtgatattacaaaatttaatttttacatttcacTATGAAATGTCGCGGATTAGAAGAGGCACTATTCTATGAAATCTATTACTATGAAATAAAGAATTGGCAAAgccattgaaaatatttaaagaatttatgtaacgtttattatttatttcttcctACCTTTTCCTCTTCAGTCCGTATGTTAGACAACCTCAATCGAGCATTATCCCTTTCAGCATCAGCCGCCTTCTGTGCTAGAAGAGATGCCTCTTCTTCTGCCACTCTTCCTTTCTCAGCTAACAGCTCTGCTGTCTCTTCTGAACGACGctgaaataattttgatgttcgttcttttttatattacaatttgtttatagCAACAGTTttgtaataagttttaaagcaaaatatattcttaaaactacgagaaaagttaaaataactaatttcagaaatcataaaaattaaaaaaatatatgtattgtttcttttaaattatatatggatagatataaaatgtacactattttgtttaaacctgataactttataaaaacacaCAGTTTAAACAAAACGTAGATTTTGTGAATGAAAAAATAGCATACCAAAGCTTCATTAGCAAGACGTATCTCCTCTTGATACTGCAACAATCTCTGTTCCATCGCGGCCCTTTCCCTTTCCGCTGCTTCCCTCAGTTGCTTTTCGCGAGCCAATTTATTTCGTTCTACTTGTCGACGCTGAATATGACAATTCAAATGCATATTTACAAActataatagtatattttaattaacctcaTTTCGTAATTTTAGAATTCCGAATTAATTTCTAATTCtaaatctttatattaaatagattGTGAATTTGCATAtgttaaacttttataatgacGACAGAATATCAATTATAACacagttttatatgtatttatttgcacaAAAATTCAAACCAATATTACATCGTGCTTGCTTTATTTAGTTCCCAAGCTGCAATATTTAATGGTTATCAGTTCTAgacaatgtaaatataaacacatttacatagcaataaaaaaatgtccttCAAGTAGACTTACCACTTTTTCCTCCTTGGCCTGAGCCTTCATCTGCTGCACTTCCATAGTATCGGGCTTGCGCCGGCGCATGTATAAGTCATGGTTACCGATGCACAGGTCTAATATCTACAACAggatacatattatttttcggTGTGACCTGTTAACGATAATCTAATATGTATGGAAATGGTAATGTGATCAATATAGATAATCATCCCTGTGATTTAAATATCGACAGCAGGGCCTCTCGTATATGTTGGTTTATAGAGACCAGTGGAAATCCCTTCAAACGCACCAGTCGgatcgaaggaccaaaattttttttgctatGACTTGCCTTTTCAAAgcgatttttttttccttttatcGTTTGGATGAAATATTTGGAAAAGCCTTTTACCGGCGTCTTTTCGTCACACGTTAACTTTAGCTCCAAAATTACTATATGGGCGAGATAATATAATGACGCGATAAACTCACCAATTTATTCATCCCTTTTGGCGAGAAAAAAATGAAGTTATTTGCTGATTTATCGACGAATTTGATAACGAATTTCTTATCATCAAATGAAATATGTTTGATCTCTGACCATGGAAAGGTAGTTTTTGGTTGGAGTTTATTGTccttttcatatatatttagaccTAGAGCTGTGACACCTAGATAGAGATCTGTGTCTTTTTTATTCTGAAaagaaatagattttatttaaaaaaattgttaaaaactcataaaatattgtttaagtgCAACCTTTATCATGCAAATTAATTTCCCTTTAACattcatacaatttatatgaTCAAgcatgattttaattatatataaatatttataaacttatatcaGTCAAGTTGTATgtgtaacttaaaataatacactACCCCAATAAGcaaaaggtatttatttacttacatttaTAGCAAAATAATTAACTCCATACATATCCAGATCTTGGGCTATTTTGAGATATTCCATTTCCGCTTCATCCCTCGACATACCTTTGTGATCTGCATACCTGAAAAGTATATTTCTAATGTTAGGTATGAAAACCattgtctttttttataacttctaTATTATCAActtgtaacaatttaaaataattgaaaacatGCTAAGCATAGGTGGCGCCGTTTGAATAAGAAATACATCATTGTTAagacaacatttattatatgtataaatgttaattatatttatcaatcatttttctgtataaatataactaaattatgaattgatatacatatattatattttcaagtaaaatgtacattgattaattttataatccaACAAAAGGCACATAATAGTATACCATATTTTAATCCTTTCCTCCCACATCTCAGGGGTCATCTGATACTGATCAATGACGCGCTGAGGCAGAAGATCTTCACTGGCGAGCATACCTGGCTTATAAGCACTTTCATCATAGTCCCCATActgaaatatcaataaaatatatgattataactaaatacaatgaaaatacTTGGACTGATGTTTGTTAATATAAGGTCTGGTTAATGTAGCAGAGATTTGTGCCTTGAATATTTTTCCctcagtaatttaaaaagaaacattttggAAAATTGCATTATAGTCTGTAATTTGTTTGACTGCGGCTATATAAGACCCAcaaattaactatttttattatgttaaaccaattactataaacatttttcatgttgatgtttaatatatatgtatttaaatacttcaattttataaagtaatgaAATCTAATCTTACTTTAGCCTGGACAGCATAACTAGCTAACAAAACTGATGCTTCTGGAGGACAATATATATCCATACTTAATATAGCCTGCTTCACTTGCAAGAACAACAAGTGTTGTGTGACCTCTTGAATAAGTTCCTCAGCGACATCTTCAGGATAAAGCTTGCACAATAGCATAAATGGAGTGCCTGGCATTTGAGAGACACATTGTTCTTGGACtgaaatatgtata includes these proteins:
- the LOC123713528 gene encoding merlin codes for the protein MPPFRRKKASKSFPVKVCTLDAELEFNLEWRATGRDLFDLVCRTIGLRETWFFGLQFEDTKHFISWLKLDKRVQEQCVSQMPGTPFMLLCKLYPEDVAEELIQEVTQHLLFLQVKQAILSMDIYCPPEASVLLASYAVQAKYGDYDESAYKPGMLASEDLLPQRVIDQYQMTPEMWEERIKIWYADHKGMSRDEAEMEYLKIAQDLDMYGVNYFAINNKKDTDLYLGVTALGLNIYEKDNKLQPKTTFPWSEIKHISFDDKKFVIKFVDKSANNFIFFSPKGMNKLILDLCIGNHDLYMRRRKPDTMEVQQMKAQAKEEKVRRQVERNKLAREKQLREAAERERAAMEQRLLQYQEEIRLANEALRRSEETAELLAEKGRVAEEEASLLAQKAADAERDNARLRLSNIRTEEEKVHLERKTREAEFLTARLVEESEKRAAEADRLKSELLAARVAEKQAKEKLLNFLSRTSTGSLPPPSTVPSSLFPSTCSLPAELSCDGVGVLQNGGSTPPEPELNSYQLLPDDSDPHIHRLSLEIEKERVEYLAKSKHLQQQLDELRCEFSVLRVEQQPGATLDRIHEAQTRAGDDKYSTLRRLKQGSTKTRLAFYEEL